The genomic segment GGCCGAGCGGCCCGTCTGGCTGTTCAGCAGCGGCCCGCTGGACGCCACGGCGGGCGAGCTCGTCCTGCCACCGGTGGCAGGTGTCCAGCGCATCGCCGACCGCCTCAAGGTCCGCGGGCACGTCACCTTCGGCGGCTGTCTGCAGGACGGTGCCAGGGGCCGGATCGCCCGCATGATCCTCAAGTCCGGCCGGGGCGGGGACTTCCGGGACCCCGAACGGATCCGGCTCTGGGCGCACAGGGTCGCGCGTGAACTGACCAGGGAACCCGCGACACCATGAACGGGCTGAGGGCCGCAGGGCCGGCGCCCGGAGTGAGATACGCGCGCTCACCCGGAGCGCGGCCCCGCTGCCGCGTGC from the Streptomyces sp. RKAG293 genome contains:
- a CDS encoding flavodoxin domain-containing protein; the protein is MTGERVLVAYASKNGSTSAIAGMVAETLREQGLAVEVLAVSEVDGVGSYDAVIVGSALYAGRWRPEAVRFARHHRADLAERPVWLFSSGPLDATAGELVLPPVAGVQRIADRLKVRGHVTFGGCLQDGARGRIARMILKSGRGGDFRDPERIRLWAHRVARELTREPATP